One window of Longimicrobiales bacterium genomic DNA carries:
- a CDS encoding M20/M25/M40 family metallo-hydrolase: protein MNPKAAKPPMRDVQEYIGAGLQRFTEKMFDFRRIPFVSARSDHDGDTRHGAEWLRAQMVFGGLEAEFIETPSHPSVLGESREAGPDAPAILVYGHYDVQPAEPLDLWDSPPFEPEVRDGRLYARGSADDKGQLYLHLKAAPVHIALNFFDELKTRVSN from the coding sequence ATGAATCCAAAGGCTGCCAAACCACCGATGAGAGACGTTCAGGAGTACATCGGAGCTGGTCTGCAGCGCTTCACGGAGAAGATGTTCGACTTCCGGCGGATTCCGTTCGTAAGCGCCAGGTCTGATCACGACGGCGATACCCGCCATGGCGCCGAGTGGCTACGAGCTCAGATGGTTTTCGGAGGACTCGAGGCCGAGTTCATCGAGACGCCTAGTCATCCCAGTGTCCTGGGAGAGTCGCGGGAAGCCGGACCCGACGCTCCGGCCATCCTCGTCTATGGTCACTACGACGTGCAACCTGCCGAGCCGTTGGACCTCTGGGATTCGCCCCCGTTCGAGCCGGAAGTCCGGGACGGACGCCTCTATGCTCGTGGCTCGGCCGACGACAAGGGGCAACTCTATCTCCACCTGAAGGCAGCCCCTGTGCACATCGCCCTGAACTTCTTCGACGAACTGAAGACGCGGGTGTCCAACTGA
- a CDS encoding aminotransferase class V-fold PLP-dependent enzyme yields MTDSLGRRAFLSLSGSAVLLAASRTGLEAGVSSNGNFTSKAGDDDAEVFAAARREFLFPTEVAYCNTGTLGAMPRGVLDAQTNELRRLEAELPDWPYYTPIGAPLTGYQPREDIRADVGSFIGADMEEVALTQNATMSMNFLANGMTYSPGDEIIFTDQEHGGSFGPFRLMAKRYGAVVKEINLDTAVANGPEGVLEAFADAITRRTKVIMFSQITSGFGHRLPTKELCRLARDRGIFSIVDGAQVLGQMPVDVKDLGCDAYVSSPHKWLLAPKGTGILYIERSRQEELWATLGSYNYDNREDDAFRFMQYGTGSPALLFGLKAALDFNRELGVERIARWNNAMTTQLHEGLQEIPNTRIYTSTHPDMFGGATTFGLENKTADELQDALWEGKIRVRAQRNNRRVRLCAHLYVSPDDIARALDIVRTLEQA; encoded by the coding sequence ATGACGGATTCATTGGGACGACGCGCGTTCCTTTCGCTGAGCGGTAGCGCAGTGTTGCTGGCGGCAAGTCGCACGGGCTTGGAAGCGGGAGTCAGCAGTAACGGCAATTTCACGTCGAAGGCTGGTGACGACGATGCGGAAGTCTTCGCCGCCGCCCGGCGCGAGTTCTTGTTCCCCACCGAAGTTGCCTACTGCAACACCGGCACCCTCGGCGCGATGCCGCGCGGGGTCTTGGACGCACAAACGAACGAGTTGCGGCGCCTGGAGGCCGAGTTACCAGATTGGCCCTACTACACTCCGATTGGCGCACCACTGACGGGGTATCAGCCTCGGGAAGACATCCGCGCGGATGTCGGCAGCTTCATCGGTGCCGATATGGAGGAAGTCGCCCTCACGCAGAACGCCACCATGAGCATGAATTTCCTGGCGAACGGCATGACGTATAGTCCTGGTGACGAGATCATATTCACCGACCAGGAACACGGCGGGAGCTTCGGGCCCTTCAGGCTGATGGCAAAGAGATACGGGGCCGTCGTGAAGGAGATCAACCTGGACACGGCTGTGGCAAACGGCCCCGAAGGGGTGCTGGAGGCCTTCGCGGATGCGATCACGCGGAGAACAAAAGTGATCATGTTCTCCCAGATAACCTCGGGCTTTGGCCATCGGCTGCCGACCAAGGAATTATGCCGATTGGCCCGAGATCGGGGCATATTCTCGATCGTGGACGGGGCGCAGGTTCTGGGGCAAATGCCTGTCGACGTGAAAGACCTGGGCTGTGACGCTTATGTGTCCAGCCCACACAAGTGGCTGCTGGCGCCAAAGGGTACCGGCATCTTGTACATCGAGCGCTCACGGCAGGAAGAACTCTGGGCCACGCTCGGCAGTTACAACTATGACAACCGTGAAGACGATGCCTTCCGATTCATGCAATATGGCACCGGCAGCCCAGCCCTGTTGTTTGGACTGAAGGCGGCCCTCGATTTCAACCGCGAACTTGGAGTCGAGCGCATTGCGCGTTGGAATAACGCCATGACCACACAGTTGCATGAGGGTCTTCAGGAAATCCCCAACACCCGCATCTATACAAGTACGCATCCCGACATGTTTGGCGGGGCCACCACGTTCGGCCTGGAGAACAAGACGGCGGACGAATTACAGGACGCGCTATGGGAAGGGAAGATCCGGGTGCGTGCCCAGCGGAATAATCGAAGGGTGCGACTGTGTGCGCACCTCTATGTAAGCCCGGATGACATCGCACGAGCCCTGGATATTGTGCGGACGCTCGAGCAAGCATGA